In Nonomuraea sp. NBC_00507, the following are encoded in one genomic region:
- a CDS encoding cysteine dioxygenase codes for MSTKQIQDGGTCATLPERTLDRRELRDLVDQLAARPEEWRDLVAFPEDGGRHFASLHRDAYVDVWVLCWRPEDDTGWHDHDISSGAVHVVKGALLECNPRIGGEHLETVMPEGQSFSFGPDHIHRLTGAVDQSVSIHAYSPPLWRLGQYSIDGTGVMRRVSVSYADELRPLDDAVA; via the coding sequence GTGAGCACCAAACAGATCCAGGACGGGGGCACCTGTGCCACGCTCCCGGAGCGCACGCTCGACCGGCGCGAGCTGCGCGACCTGGTGGACCAGTTGGCCGCCCGCCCGGAGGAGTGGCGCGACCTGGTGGCGTTCCCCGAGGACGGCGGCCGGCACTTCGCCTCGCTGCACCGCGACGCGTACGTGGACGTCTGGGTGCTGTGCTGGCGCCCCGAGGACGACACAGGCTGGCACGACCACGACATCTCCTCCGGGGCCGTGCACGTGGTCAAGGGCGCGCTCCTGGAGTGCAACCCGCGGATCGGCGGCGAGCATCTGGAGACGGTGATGCCGGAGGGACAGTCGTTCTCGTTCGGGCCCGACCACATTCACCGGCTGACCGGCGCGGTGGACCAGAGCGTGTCCATCCACGCCTACTCGCCACCGCTGTGGCGGCTCGGGCAATACTCGATCGACGGCACCGGTGTCATGCGCCGCGTTTCCGTCAGCTACGCCGACGAGCTCAGGCCGCTGGACGATGCCGTGGCCTGA
- a CDS encoding amidohydrolase family protein: MSIDVHQHLWTGSFVDALRARTSPPYLDEWTLILDGEPPYEVDPADHEHRDTTGLELALVSLSSPLGIEFLPPEECWPVLDAYHEGALALGEPFGAWAATCHSEPDPDRLAKDLDRGCAGLQIPATAAPDDRLLEVLTDRDLPLFVHPGPAKAAEGLPPWWPALVPYVQQMHQAWHYFHAVVRPRHPRLRVCFALLAGLAPLHAERLITRGGTVRGLVDRNAFVETSSYGPRAIDAIVRELGIDVVVNGSDAPYATAPDPGLGAAAAHAIRVTNPRRLLNGKEPRK, translated from the coding sequence GTGAGCATCGATGTGCATCAGCATCTGTGGACAGGGTCGTTCGTCGACGCGCTGCGCGCCCGCACCTCCCCGCCCTACCTCGACGAGTGGACGTTGATCCTCGACGGCGAGCCTCCGTACGAGGTGGATCCGGCCGACCATGAGCACCGCGACACCACCGGCCTGGAGCTGGCGTTGGTGTCGCTGTCGAGCCCGCTGGGCATCGAGTTCCTGCCACCGGAGGAGTGCTGGCCGGTGCTCGACGCCTATCACGAGGGCGCGCTGGCACTGGGCGAGCCGTTCGGCGCCTGGGCGGCCACCTGCCACAGCGAGCCCGACCCCGACCGGCTGGCCAAAGACCTCGACCGGGGCTGCGCGGGGTTGCAGATCCCCGCGACCGCCGCGCCCGACGACCGGCTGCTGGAGGTGCTCACCGACCGGGACCTGCCGTTGTTCGTGCACCCAGGTCCGGCGAAGGCCGCCGAGGGCCTGCCACCGTGGTGGCCGGCGCTCGTGCCGTACGTCCAGCAGATGCACCAGGCGTGGCACTACTTCCACGCCGTCGTCAGGCCCAGGCACCCGCGGCTGCGGGTGTGCTTCGCGCTGCTGGCCGGCCTGGCGCCGCTGCACGCCGAACGCCTGATCACCAGGGGCGGGACCGTCCGCGGCCTGGTCGACAGGAACGCCTTCGTGGAGACCTCCTCCTACGGCCCGCGCGCGATCGACGCGATCGTCCGCGAGCTGGGCATCGATGTCGTGGTCAACGGCTCGGACGCCCCTTACGCCACCGCACCCGACCCCGGACTGGGCGCCGCGGCCGCCCACGCCATCCGCGTGACCAACCCCCGTCGCCTTCTTAACGGAAAGGAGCCTCGCAAGTGA
- a CDS encoding LacI family DNA-binding transcriptional regulator — MSRKRATIREVAQATGLSPAAVSYALRGLQVSEETMERVRAAAAELGYEADPIARALASGRTGMIGLLCGSLEDLWQQSLAVGISRGLREKDRYALILDAVGDPARERALAQQLRDQRVDGMIVQPLDPSAAFWKELCESLPVVAIGDSLAGTAGEVIFDNRRGVTLALEHLRALGHRNIAVLTPTRASTPDRPADVHVTAEAERLGLDIELTTAPHGLAGATAVARDILADDKPSAVFCFADSIAYGVYAAAQELGLSVPGDVSVMGYDAHPMSGLLTPGLTTVDWDIDGIVRAAVRLISAAADGATRRRRIVQAPTLRERGSVAQLS, encoded by the coding sequence ATGTCTCGCAAGAGAGCCACGATCCGTGAGGTGGCTCAGGCCACTGGCCTGTCACCGGCGGCTGTCTCCTACGCGCTACGCGGCCTGCAAGTGTCCGAGGAGACGATGGAGCGGGTGCGCGCCGCGGCCGCCGAGCTCGGCTACGAGGCCGACCCCATCGCCAGGGCCCTGGCCAGCGGGCGCACGGGCATGATCGGGCTGCTCTGCGGCTCGCTCGAGGACCTGTGGCAGCAGTCGCTGGCGGTCGGCATCAGCAGGGGTCTGCGGGAGAAAGACCGCTACGCCCTGATCCTCGACGCGGTCGGCGACCCCGCCAGAGAGCGGGCCCTGGCCCAGCAGCTCCGCGACCAGCGGGTGGACGGCATGATCGTCCAGCCGCTCGATCCTTCCGCCGCGTTCTGGAAGGAGTTGTGCGAGTCGCTGCCGGTCGTGGCGATCGGCGACTCGCTCGCCGGCACGGCCGGAGAGGTGATCTTCGATAACCGGAGGGGGGTGACGCTGGCGCTGGAGCACCTGCGCGCCCTGGGGCACCGCAACATCGCCGTGCTCACCCCGACCAGGGCCAGCACGCCCGACCGTCCCGCCGACGTGCACGTCACGGCCGAGGCCGAGCGCCTGGGGCTGGACATCGAGCTCACCACCGCCCCGCACGGCCTGGCCGGGGCCACCGCGGTGGCCCGCGACATCCTCGCCGACGACAAGCCGAGCGCGGTGTTCTGCTTCGCCGACTCCATCGCGTACGGGGTCTACGCGGCGGCGCAGGAGCTGGGGCTGTCGGTTCCCGGCGACGTGTCGGTCATGGGCTACGACGCCCACCCGATGTCGGGGCTGCTCACGCCGGGCCTGACGACGGTGGACTGGGACATCGACGGGATCGTGCGGGCGGCCGTGCGGCTCATCTCGGCGGCAGCCGACGGCGCCACCCGCCGGCGCCGCATCGTCCAGGCCCCCACACTGAGGGAACGCGGCTCGGTCGCCCAGCTCTCCTGA
- a CDS encoding aromatic amino acid ammonia-lyase, whose amino-acid sequence MVLLDGAGLTCAQVHEAAYGRARVAIASLDRARAAWVTAQELTGPVYGRSTGVGAGKDVRIEAPGLHVLRSHACGAGAPVEPARARAMLVVRLNQLLAGGSGIDPAVLPVLADAVNHGFTPPIRTYGAIGTGDLTALATTALCLLGELPWHHEPAQERREGTPPPPRYPLTSGDALPFISSGAATLADAAIACHRLRLLLGATVDVAALSFTAVGASAEPLAAAVQEARPHRGQAAVAARLRGLLAREQAARIQDPYGFRAFAQVHGAAVDALDRAAATVEIDLNAAAENPLMAGSLAWHNGNFHSSPVALALDALRAALVQTAQLSTARLAALMDPVYTGRHPFLADRPGASGVLILEYVAQDALTELRHLANPVTTGTAVISLGVEDHAGFATQAARHALRCLEPLELVLACERAAATRALNTPPPDRPLTDDLEEARRALTTSTAHHTR is encoded by the coding sequence ATGGTGCTGCTCGACGGCGCCGGACTGACCTGCGCGCAGGTCCACGAGGCCGCGTACGGCCGGGCCCGGGTCGCGATCGCCTCCCTCGATCGGGCCCGCGCCGCGTGGGTCACCGCTCAGGAGCTGACCGGCCCGGTCTACGGCCGCAGCACCGGCGTCGGCGCCGGCAAGGACGTTCGCATCGAGGCCCCCGGCCTGCACGTGCTGCGCAGCCATGCGTGCGGCGCCGGGGCGCCGGTCGAGCCCGCCCGCGCCCGGGCGATGCTCGTCGTCCGGCTCAACCAGTTGCTCGCCGGCGGCTCCGGCATCGACCCGGCGGTGCTCCCGGTGCTGGCCGACGCGGTCAACCACGGATTCACGCCGCCGATCCGCACGTACGGCGCCATCGGCACCGGCGACCTCACGGCCCTGGCCACCACGGCGTTGTGCCTGCTCGGCGAACTCCCCTGGCACCACGAGCCCGCGCAGGAACGCCGCGAAGGGACACCACCACCTCCCCGCTATCCCCTCACCTCGGGCGACGCCCTGCCGTTCATCAGCTCAGGGGCCGCCACCCTGGCCGACGCCGCCATCGCCTGCCACCGCCTGCGTCTCCTGCTCGGGGCCACCGTAGACGTCGCCGCCCTGTCGTTCACCGCGGTCGGGGCCTCGGCCGAGCCGCTGGCCGCCGCCGTACAGGAGGCCCGACCACATCGCGGCCAGGCCGCCGTCGCCGCGCGCCTGCGCGGACTGCTCGCCAGGGAGCAGGCCGCCCGCATCCAGGACCCGTACGGCTTCCGCGCTTTCGCCCAGGTGCACGGCGCCGCCGTGGACGCCCTCGACCGGGCCGCCGCCACCGTCGAGATCGACCTCAACGCCGCGGCCGAGAACCCACTCATGGCCGGCTCTCTGGCCTGGCACAACGGCAACTTCCACTCCTCTCCCGTCGCCCTGGCGCTGGACGCGCTGCGCGCCGCGCTGGTGCAGACGGCCCAGCTCAGCACGGCCCGCCTGGCCGCCCTCATGGACCCGGTCTACACCGGCCGCCACCCCTTCCTCGCCGACCGTCCCGGTGCCTCGGGCGTCCTGATCCTCGAGTACGTGGCCCAGGACGCCCTGACCGAGCTACGCCACCTCGCGAACCCGGTGACGACCGGCACCGCGGTGATCTCCCTGGGGGTCGAGGACCATGCCGGCTTCGCCACCCAGGCCGCACGGCACGCCCTGCGCTGCCTGGAGCCGTTGGAGCTCGTGCTGGCCTGTGAGCGCGCCGCCGCCACCCGGGCGCTCAACACCCCTCCACCGGACCGGCCGCTCACCGATGACCTGGAGGAGGCACGCCGCGCCCTGACCACCTCCACCGCCCACCACACGCGTTGA
- a CDS encoding phage holin family protein, translated as MRFIIRTLAAAVALWVAVQFIDGIDVNAPTNSPTYWGVLLLVALIFGIVNAIVKPIVKALGCAIIVLTLGLFLLVINAAMLLLTSWIAGQFDIPFQVDNFYPAAFWGAIIVSVVSWLLGLFIPDND; from the coding sequence GTGAGATTCATCATCAGAACGCTCGCGGCGGCAGTGGCGCTGTGGGTGGCCGTGCAGTTCATCGACGGCATCGACGTCAACGCTCCCACCAACTCCCCCACATACTGGGGCGTCCTGCTCCTCGTGGCACTGATCTTCGGCATCGTGAATGCGATCGTCAAACCCATCGTCAAGGCGCTGGGCTGCGCGATCATCGTCTTGACGCTGGGCCTGTTCCTGCTTGTGATCAACGCGGCCATGCTGCTGCTGACCAGTTGGATCGCGGGCCAGTTCGACATCCCCTTCCAAGTCGACAACTTCTACCCGGCCGCGTTCTGGGGCGCGATCATCGTTAGCGTGGTGAGCTGGCTGCTGGGGCTGTTCATCCCCGACAACGACTGA
- a CDS encoding FAD:protein FMN transferase, whose product MTTFPGSARVEMVMGMPVSVDIRTALPARELTPLLDDAFAWLRWVDDTFSPVREDSQIGRLNRGQTIKQIPEFIEVLHRCDELSEATDGWFEPRINGVTDPSGYIKGWALERLSRALCNAGAGDHRLTAGNDIRVRGSAAPGKRWRIGVRDPRKDMVRKVVFAHDLGIATSGGAPIVNPRTGEVQEGFGFVTVIGPDLGVADAYATAIYAMGPLLARRYAARLAESGPYQTLIAGRDGQEFSTPGFAAYSGAEARMAG is encoded by the coding sequence GTGACGACTTTCCCAGGAAGCGCACGTGTCGAAATGGTCATGGGCATGCCCGTCAGCGTGGACATCCGCACCGCCCTCCCGGCACGCGAGCTGACGCCCCTGCTGGATGACGCCTTCGCCTGGTTGAGGTGGGTGGACGACACCTTCAGCCCGGTCAGGGAGGACAGCCAGATCGGCCGGCTCAACAGAGGCCAGACGATCAAGCAGATCCCGGAGTTCATCGAGGTCCTGCACCGATGCGACGAGCTCAGCGAGGCCACCGACGGCTGGTTCGAGCCCCGCATCAACGGCGTGACCGACCCATCGGGCTACATCAAGGGATGGGCGCTGGAGCGCCTTTCCCGCGCCCTCTGCAACGCGGGCGCGGGCGACCACCGCCTCACGGCGGGCAACGACATCCGGGTGCGCGGCTCGGCCGCCCCCGGCAAGCGCTGGCGCATCGGCGTCCGGGATCCGCGCAAGGACATGGTGCGCAAGGTCGTCTTCGCTCACGACCTGGGCATCGCCACCTCGGGCGGCGCTCCCATCGTCAACCCGCGCACCGGCGAGGTCCAGGAGGGGTTCGGCTTCGTCACCGTGATCGGCCCCGACCTGGGTGTGGCCGACGCGTACGCCACCGCGATCTACGCCATGGGCCCCCTCCTGGCCCGCCGCTACGCGGCCCGCCTCGCCGAGTCCGGCCCGTACCAGACCCTGATCGCAGGCCGCGACGGACAGGAGTTCAGCACGCCGGGCTTCGCGGCGTACAGCGGCGCGGAGGCCCGCATGGCGGGCTAG
- a CDS encoding OsmC family protein, with product MANVRVERTEDGGFRAVNGRGAEVRIGGGKDDGVFSPVELLLAAVGGCNIVTVEPLTAQRGHRLLRLAMTVEAEKVESNKLGPVTVTYDVEVPSEKADEVFRAVAGRVHDKYCTVSRSLGEGTEVQLELSPPDETESD from the coding sequence ATGGCTAATGTGCGTGTTGAGCGGACCGAAGATGGCGGGTTCCGGGCAGTGAACGGCCGCGGCGCCGAGGTGCGGATCGGCGGTGGGAAGGACGACGGGGTGTTCTCGCCGGTGGAGCTGTTGCTGGCGGCGGTGGGGGGCTGCAACATCGTGACCGTCGAGCCGCTCACCGCCCAGCGGGGGCACCGGCTGCTGCGGCTGGCCATGACCGTCGAGGCAGAAAAGGTGGAATCGAACAAGCTGGGCCCGGTGACGGTCACGTACGACGTGGAGGTGCCGTCGGAGAAGGCCGATGAGGTGTTCCGGGCCGTGGCGGGGCGGGTGCACGACAAGTACTGCACGGTGAGTAGGTCCCTGGGGGAGGGCACGGAAGTTCAGCTGGAGCTGTCCCCACCAGACGAAACAGAGTCGGATTAA
- a CDS encoding nucleoside hydrolase: protein MKKVLIDCDPGIDDALALALAAGSRDDLDVVGVTTVGGNVDLPLTTANALALREFLDLGDVPVTPGSAGALLRHTVRATAVHGVTGLGDAVLPAALRGPSEGHAVDFIVDTLRAAPGEITLVAVGPLSNVALAVRREPRVVEWARDLVIMGGSYTRGNHNPAAEFNILADPEAAAIVFEAGWTVKQLGLDVTLSAVVTSDVLDRMRSLGRLAELLVPAAQSYMPVTAESGPAIHDACAVAYVLDPSLFTCVPAVVNVETNGSYTRGMTVTDFEIGDRRANALVATSLDVKRFWDLVLGAYERLAARLG, encoded by the coding sequence GTGAAGAAAGTTCTCATTGACTGCGACCCCGGCATCGACGACGCCCTCGCCCTGGCCCTGGCCGCCGGATCCCGTGACGACTTGGACGTGGTGGGCGTCACCACGGTGGGCGGCAACGTCGACCTCCCACTGACCACGGCGAACGCGCTGGCGCTCAGGGAGTTCCTCGACCTCGGCGACGTGCCGGTCACGCCGGGCAGCGCGGGCGCGCTGCTGCGGCACACGGTGCGCGCCACCGCCGTCCACGGCGTCACCGGACTCGGCGACGCGGTGTTGCCCGCGGCGCTGCGCGGCCCGTCCGAGGGACACGCGGTCGACTTCATCGTGGACACGCTGCGGGCCGCGCCCGGCGAGATCACGCTGGTGGCGGTAGGCCCCCTGTCGAACGTCGCCCTCGCCGTGCGGCGTGAGCCGCGCGTCGTCGAGTGGGCCCGCGACCTGGTCATCATGGGCGGCTCCTACACGCGCGGCAATCACAACCCCGCCGCCGAGTTCAACATCCTGGCCGACCCGGAGGCGGCCGCGATCGTCTTCGAGGCCGGGTGGACGGTCAAGCAGCTGGGCCTCGACGTGACGCTGTCCGCCGTGGTGACCTCGGACGTGCTGGACCGCATGCGGTCGCTCGGGCGGCTGGCCGAGCTGCTGGTGCCGGCCGCGCAGTCGTACATGCCCGTGACGGCCGAGAGCGGGCCGGCCATCCATGACGCGTGCGCGGTGGCGTACGTGCTCGATCCTTCCCTCTTCACCTGCGTCCCGGCCGTGGTGAACGTGGAGACGAACGGGTCCTACACGCGCGGGATGACGGTGACGGACTTCGAGATCGGGGACCGGCGGGCGAACGCGCTGGTGGCGACGTCGCTGGACGTGAAGAGGTTCTGGGACCTGGTGTTGGGGGCGTACGAGCGGCTGGCCGCCCGGCTCGGCTGA